Proteins found in one Gordonia sp. PDNC005 genomic segment:
- a CDS encoding response regulator transcription factor, which yields MAETDIRVLLVDDHPVVRAGLAALINGLDDMSVVAEADDLESTLRAVALHRPNVILMDLNLGAAEHSGVHIIAELNRRTDGNPTPQILVLTTYQTESDILRALDAGALGYLLKDAPADELLAAIRATARGETALSPAIASTLVRRSSRPGPTVTEREAEVLELLARGMGNKDLAKTMFISEGTVKAHLAHIYGKLGVDTRAGAVAAAIERRIIRVD from the coding sequence ATGGCCGAGACCGATATCCGGGTCCTCCTCGTGGACGACCATCCCGTGGTGAGAGCAGGGCTCGCGGCGCTGATCAACGGACTCGACGACATGTCAGTGGTGGCGGAAGCCGACGATCTGGAGTCGACTCTGCGAGCGGTGGCGCTTCATCGGCCGAACGTCATTCTCATGGACCTCAACCTCGGAGCGGCCGAACACTCGGGTGTGCACATCATCGCCGAGTTGAATCGACGCACTGACGGGAACCCGACGCCCCAGATTCTCGTCCTGACGACGTACCAGACGGAGTCGGATATTCTTCGAGCGCTTGATGCGGGTGCGCTCGGCTATCTCCTCAAGGACGCCCCGGCCGACGAGCTCCTCGCGGCCATCCGGGCTACCGCACGCGGGGAAACTGCCCTCTCGCCTGCGATCGCGTCGACGCTGGTGCGGCGTAGCTCCCGTCCGGGTCCAACCGTCACCGAACGTGAGGCCGAGGTCCTCGAACTGCTGGCGCGCGGCATGGGCAACAAGGACCTGGCTAAGACGATGTTCATCTCCGAGGGCACGGTGAAAGCTCACCTGGCGCACATCTACGGCAAGCTCGGGGTCGATACGCGTGCGGGAGCTGTTGCCGCAGCCATCGAGCGGAGAATCATCCGCGTCGATTGA
- a CDS encoding isopenicillin N synthase family oxygenase, translated as MTHAHATLPIVDMALLDSDRVAFQESLRTAAHEYGFFYLVGHGIDATTSDRLFDTARDFFALPDADKFGVEMLRSPQFRGYTRFGGEYTQGAIDWREQIDVAAEYKQLGDDPAYLRLDGPNLWPTALPAFRDVVTDWQRRCSALGLTLMREWAVSLGAAADVFDEAFAERPSTLLKVVRYPGRDSSQDRQGVGAHKDPGVLTLLLVEPGKGGLQVEHNGEWIDAPPVDDAFVVNIGELMEYATDGYLKATMHRVESPPLGSERLSVPFFFNPALTSTMPRITLPDDLAAQATGVTTDPDNVISGTFGENMLKARLRAHPDVARRHHADLIG; from the coding sequence ATGACCCACGCACACGCCACCCTTCCGATCGTCGACATGGCCTTGCTCGACAGCGATCGGGTCGCCTTCCAAGAATCCCTGCGCACTGCGGCACACGAGTACGGATTCTTCTACCTCGTCGGCCACGGAATCGACGCGACGACGAGTGACCGTTTGTTCGACACCGCGCGGGACTTCTTCGCGTTGCCCGATGCGGACAAGTTCGGCGTGGAGATGCTCCGGAGTCCGCAGTTTCGCGGATACACCCGATTCGGCGGCGAGTACACGCAGGGCGCGATCGACTGGCGCGAGCAGATCGACGTGGCCGCCGAGTACAAGCAACTCGGAGACGATCCCGCGTATCTTCGCCTCGACGGCCCCAACCTGTGGCCAACCGCGCTTCCCGCATTCCGCGACGTGGTCACTGACTGGCAGCGACGATGCTCGGCGCTGGGACTGACCCTGATGCGCGAATGGGCGGTGAGCCTGGGTGCCGCCGCCGACGTGTTCGACGAGGCTTTCGCCGAACGTCCGTCGACGCTGCTGAAGGTCGTCCGCTACCCGGGACGCGACAGTTCTCAGGACCGACAGGGCGTCGGCGCGCACAAGGATCCGGGCGTGTTGACGCTGCTGCTGGTGGAGCCTGGCAAGGGAGGCCTGCAGGTGGAGCACAACGGCGAGTGGATCGACGCTCCTCCGGTCGACGACGCCTTCGTCGTCAACATCGGGGAACTGATGGAGTACGCGACCGACGGATATCTGAAAGCCACCATGCACCGCGTCGAATCGCCCCCGCTGGGGAGCGAACGGCTGTCGGTCCCGTTCTTCTTCAACCCCGCACTGACATCGACGATGCCGCGAATCACGCTGCCCGACGACCTCGCCGCCCAGGCGACGGGCGTGACGACCGACCCCGACAACGTGATCTCGGGGACGTTTGGCGAGAACATGCTCAAGGCACGTCTGCGCGCGCATCCCGATGTCGCGCGACGGCACCACGCCGACCTGATCGGCTGA
- a CDS encoding histidine kinase — MAGLLASGRRLDVWLFAVLVVLVATSSLRYVVRHGLGLTGALVLLGAALLIVGYAARPILPKRAGVPAVWSAVLACLVAVLTIAAPSFAWCAVPVAFAVLQTVRFVPAVVCVSALMVVITASWLRISATVDPVMIAGPLGVALITVMSFRTLDVESKARARLIERLVAAQDDLAAEERRVGALRERARLSRDIHDSIGQDLSSVYLLLQAADRSWVRDSAVSHQNVRTAIDMSRRGLEEIRQVIHELSTDVESSALTEAPELHVRLRELEDRSHGTAKVSTRIDGVPVPLSHRLAAALVASARGALANAQEHSGADHVMMTLTYTEKEIRLDIRDDGHGFDVSALRSRRVAATSDGVQNQRAVTDESSSMRGLGLKGIRDRVLELGGGAEIESEPGDGATVSVWFPIGRSAQKSDLNRQNEEN, encoded by the coding sequence ATGGCAGGTCTGCTCGCTTCGGGGCGTCGACTCGACGTCTGGCTCTTCGCCGTTCTTGTTGTGCTGGTGGCGACGAGCTCTCTGCGGTACGTGGTGCGCCACGGGCTCGGCCTCACGGGTGCACTCGTACTCCTCGGAGCAGCGCTGCTCATAGTCGGTTACGCGGCTCGACCGATTCTCCCCAAGCGGGCGGGAGTGCCCGCGGTGTGGTCCGCGGTTCTGGCGTGTCTGGTCGCGGTCTTGACTATCGCGGCCCCGTCGTTCGCCTGGTGCGCGGTGCCGGTCGCGTTCGCCGTACTGCAGACTGTGCGGTTCGTGCCTGCAGTGGTGTGTGTGAGCGCCCTGATGGTTGTCATCACCGCGTCGTGGCTGCGCATCAGTGCAACCGTCGATCCCGTGATGATCGCGGGACCGCTGGGCGTGGCACTCATCACCGTCATGTCGTTTCGAACGTTGGATGTCGAGTCGAAGGCGCGGGCTCGACTCATCGAGCGCCTGGTCGCCGCGCAGGACGACCTGGCTGCGGAAGAACGTCGAGTCGGCGCGCTGCGTGAGCGTGCGCGTCTGTCTCGAGACATCCACGATTCGATCGGGCAGGATCTCTCGAGTGTCTACCTGCTCTTGCAGGCGGCCGACCGCAGTTGGGTCAGGGATTCCGCGGTGTCGCATCAGAACGTCAGAACGGCGATCGACATGTCCCGTCGTGGTCTCGAAGAGATCCGGCAGGTGATTCATGAACTCAGCACGGACGTCGAGTCGTCCGCGCTGACAGAGGCTCCAGAGCTTCACGTGCGGCTACGTGAACTCGAGGATCGGTCGCACGGCACCGCGAAAGTGTCCACGCGCATCGACGGCGTTCCAGTGCCGTTGTCGCACCGACTCGCTGCGGCACTCGTCGCCAGCGCGCGCGGTGCGCTGGCCAATGCTCAGGAGCACTCCGGTGCCGACCACGTCATGATGACCCTCACGTACACCGAGAAGGAGATCCGCCTCGACATCCGAGACGATGGACACGGGTTCGACGTCAGTGCTCTGCGTTCGCGCAGGGTGGCGGCTACGAGCGACGGCGTCCAGAATCAACGGGCCGTCACCGACGAGTCTTCGTCGATGCGGGGCCTGGGTCTCAAAGGAATCAGGGACCGGGTGCTTGAACTGGGCGGCGGCGCCGAGATCGAGTCCGAACCCGGTGACGGCGCGACCGTGTCGGTGTGGTTCCCCATCGGACGCAGTGCTCAGAAGAGTGATCTGAACAGGCAGAACGAGGAGAATTGA
- the clpB gene encoding ATP-dependent chaperone ClpB yields the protein MDSFTPTTKTQAALQAALQDAAAAGNPDVRPAHILNALLEQSDGIASPLIKAVGVDPSQIRAEAKALVGRAPTVSSSSGQPTLSRESIAAVTAAQNLATEMGDDYVSTEHLVVGLATGDSDVARLLSGAGATPEALREAFVSVRGTGRVTSEDPESTYQALEKYSTDLTKRAREGDLDPVIGRDSEIRRVVQVLSRRTKNNPVLIGEPGVGKTAIVEGLAQRVVAGDVPESLRGKTVLSLDLGSMVAGAKYRGEFEERLKAVLDEIKGSDGQIITFIDELHTIVGAGATGDSAMDAGNMIKPMLARGELRLVGATTLEEYRQYIEKDAALERRFQQVYVGEPSVEDTIGILRGLKDRYEVHHGVRITDSALVAAASLSDRYITSRFLPDKAIDLVDEAASRLRMEIDSRPVEIDESERVVRRLEVEEVALEKETDAASKDRLEVLRGELADHREKLNELLARWQGEKTAIDAVRDVKEELERLRGEADRAERDGDLGRAAELRYGRIPGLEKELEAAVEKTGTDPDQDVMLQEEVGPDDVAEVVSAWTGVPAGKMLEGESAKLLRMEDELGRRVIGQKAAVGAVSDAVRRARAGVADPNRPLGSFLFLGPTGVGKTELAKALGEFLFDDERALIRIDMSEYGEKHSVARLVGAPPGYVGYESGGQLTEAVRRRPYSVVLFDEVEKAHPDVFDVLLQVLDEGRLTDGQGRTVDFRNTILILTSNLGAGGDKDQVMAAVRAAFKPEFVNRLDDVVIFDALSPEELVSIVDIQLTQLGKRLAQRRLDLEVTPKAKEWLAERGFDPLYGARPLRRLVQQAIGDQLAKALLAGDIRDGDVVPVNVGGDGESLVIG from the coding sequence GTGGACAGCTTCACTCCCACAACCAAGACGCAGGCTGCACTGCAGGCTGCCCTCCAAGACGCAGCCGCCGCGGGGAATCCAGACGTGCGACCCGCTCACATCCTCAATGCGCTCCTCGAGCAGAGCGACGGCATTGCATCACCGCTGATCAAGGCTGTCGGCGTCGATCCGTCGCAGATTCGCGCCGAAGCGAAGGCTCTCGTCGGGCGTGCCCCGACGGTGTCGAGCTCGAGCGGTCAGCCGACGCTCTCGCGCGAGTCGATCGCGGCGGTGACCGCTGCGCAGAACCTCGCGACCGAGATGGGCGACGACTACGTCTCGACCGAGCACCTCGTTGTTGGTCTCGCCACCGGCGACTCGGATGTTGCACGACTCCTGTCCGGAGCAGGCGCGACGCCGGAGGCGCTTCGGGAGGCCTTCGTCTCCGTCCGCGGAACCGGGCGAGTGACCAGCGAAGACCCAGAGTCGACGTACCAGGCGCTCGAGAAGTACTCGACCGACCTCACTAAGCGGGCTCGCGAGGGAGACCTCGACCCGGTGATCGGGCGCGACAGCGAGATCCGTCGTGTGGTGCAGGTCCTGTCCCGTCGCACCAAGAACAACCCGGTGCTCATCGGTGAGCCCGGCGTCGGCAAGACGGCGATCGTCGAAGGCCTCGCGCAGCGTGTCGTCGCGGGCGACGTGCCCGAATCCCTCCGCGGGAAGACGGTCCTGTCGCTCGACCTCGGCTCGATGGTCGCGGGCGCCAAGTACCGCGGCGAGTTCGAGGAGAGGCTGAAGGCCGTTCTCGACGAGATCAAGGGGTCCGACGGCCAGATCATCACGTTCATCGACGAGCTGCACACCATCGTGGGTGCAGGTGCCACCGGTGATTCGGCGATGGATGCCGGCAACATGATCAAGCCGATGCTCGCTCGTGGCGAGCTGCGGCTGGTCGGTGCCACCACCCTCGAGGAGTACCGCCAGTACATCGAGAAGGACGCCGCGCTGGAGCGCCGTTTCCAGCAGGTGTACGTCGGTGAGCCGTCGGTTGAAGACACCATCGGCATCCTCCGCGGACTCAAGGATCGGTACGAGGTGCACCACGGTGTCCGCATCACCGACTCCGCGCTGGTGGCGGCCGCATCACTGTCGGACCGGTACATCACGTCGCGATTCCTGCCCGACAAGGCCATCGACCTCGTCGACGAGGCCGCGTCACGTCTCCGCATGGAGATCGACTCGCGTCCCGTCGAGATCGACGAGTCCGAACGTGTGGTCCGTCGCCTCGAAGTGGAGGAGGTCGCCCTCGAGAAGGAGACCGACGCCGCGTCGAAGGACCGACTCGAGGTGCTGCGCGGAGAACTCGCCGACCACCGCGAGAAGCTCAATGAGCTTCTCGCGCGCTGGCAGGGTGAGAAGACTGCGATCGATGCCGTGCGCGACGTCAAGGAGGAGCTCGAACGACTCCGAGGCGAAGCCGACCGTGCCGAACGCGACGGTGACCTGGGTCGTGCCGCCGAGCTCCGCTACGGCCGCATCCCAGGGCTGGAGAAGGAGTTGGAGGCAGCGGTCGAGAAGACCGGCACCGATCCCGACCAGGACGTGATGCTGCAGGAGGAGGTCGGTCCCGACGACGTCGCCGAGGTCGTGTCCGCATGGACAGGCGTGCCCGCGGGCAAGATGCTCGAAGGCGAGTCGGCCAAGCTGCTCCGCATGGAGGACGAGCTCGGACGCCGCGTCATCGGACAGAAAGCAGCTGTCGGCGCGGTGTCCGACGCAGTCCGACGTGCTCGTGCCGGGGTCGCCGACCCGAACCGTCCGCTCGGATCGTTCCTGTTCCTCGGGCCGACCGGTGTCGGTAAGACGGAGCTGGCGAAGGCTCTGGGCGAGTTCCTGTTCGACGACGAACGGGCCCTCATCCGGATCGACATGAGCGAGTACGGCGAGAAGCACTCGGTCGCGCGCCTCGTCGGCGCCCCTCCGGGGTACGTCGGGTACGAGTCCGGCGGTCAGCTCACGGAAGCGGTACGGCGGCGTCCGTACTCGGTGGTCCTGTTCGACGAGGTCGAGAAGGCTCATCCGGACGTCTTCGACGTGCTGCTGCAGGTCCTCGACGAAGGTCGTCTCACCGACGGTCAGGGGCGCACGGTCGACTTCCGCAACACGATCTTGATCCTCACGTCCAACCTCGGCGCGGGCGGCGACAAGGACCAGGTGATGGCGGCAGTGCGGGCCGCGTTCAAGCCGGAGTTCGTCAACAGGCTCGATGACGTCGTCATCTTCGACGCCCTGAGCCCTGAAGAGCTCGTGTCGATCGTCGACATCCAGCTGACCCAGCTAGGCAAACGTCTCGCGCAGCGCCGACTGGACCTCGAGGTGACGCCGAAGGCCAAGGAATGGCTGGCCGAGCGCGGTTTCGATCCGCTGTACGGCGCTCGCCCGCTGCGCAGGCTCGTGCAGCAGGCCATCGGCGACCAGCTCGCCAAGGCGCTGCTCGCAGGCGACATCCGTGACGGCGACGTCGTCCCGGTGAACGTCGGCGGCGACGGCGAATCGCTCGTCATCGGCTGA
- a CDS encoding NAD(P)/FAD-dependent oxidoreductase, whose product MTASSPAHYEIVIVGAGFSGLGTTIALKEAGFDDVLVIDDAAGPGGTWQWNTYPGVAVDIPSFSYQFSFAQRSTWSRSYAPGSELRDYAAQIVEDYSLGGHLQFNTRVQAASFNGDERTWRIDTSRGPITCSWLIHAGGPLSQPKLPDIEGIDTFAGHTMHTSRWDHDIDLTGKRVGVIGTGATAVQVIPEIAPLTSSLTVFQRTPIWCLPKPDFPIGRPGRAALSAIPGVGRLARLASQTFVEATFPVLAHFHGWIPATSLLESAARQYVNTQVNDPEIRRKLTPSYALGCKRPSFHNSYLSTFNRDDVTLETNSIDRIIPNGVRTAAGDEHELDVLILATGFKVTDRDALPTYALTSQDGSDLASHWEDTRFHSYQGVSTAGFANFFTIFGPYGYNGASFFTLVENSAAHVVRVLEEARRRDATVAEVTPDAQQHYMDSILARGHLQVFTDPTCSNANSYYFTKRGDVPFRAATTLESAWQSRRFPLAHYTFTN is encoded by the coding sequence ATGACTGCTTCGTCGCCCGCGCACTACGAGATCGTCATCGTCGGTGCGGGGTTCTCCGGACTCGGAACCACGATCGCGTTGAAGGAGGCGGGCTTCGACGACGTCCTCGTCATCGACGACGCTGCCGGGCCCGGCGGGACATGGCAGTGGAACACCTACCCCGGCGTGGCGGTCGACATTCCGTCCTTCAGCTATCAGTTCTCCTTCGCCCAGCGCTCGACGTGGTCCCGCAGTTACGCGCCGGGAAGCGAACTGCGCGACTACGCGGCCCAGATCGTTGAGGACTACTCCCTCGGCGGACACCTTCAGTTCAACACCCGAGTTCAGGCCGCGTCGTTCAACGGCGACGAACGGACGTGGCGAATCGACACCAGCCGCGGACCGATCACGTGTTCATGGCTGATCCACGCGGGAGGTCCCCTGAGCCAGCCGAAACTGCCGGACATCGAAGGCATCGACACCTTCGCCGGACACACGATGCACACCAGCCGGTGGGATCACGACATCGACCTCACCGGCAAACGTGTCGGAGTGATCGGCACCGGAGCGACCGCCGTCCAGGTGATCCCCGAGATCGCGCCGCTCACATCGTCCCTGACCGTGTTTCAGCGGACGCCGATCTGGTGTCTGCCGAAGCCGGACTTCCCGATCGGTCGACCCGGCCGAGCGGCGCTGAGCGCAATCCCGGGCGTCGGCCGACTCGCACGGCTTGCGAGCCAGACCTTCGTGGAGGCGACATTTCCGGTGCTCGCCCACTTCCACGGATGGATCCCGGCGACGAGCCTGCTCGAATCCGCCGCTCGACAGTACGTCAACACCCAGGTGAACGATCCCGAGATCCGCCGCAAGTTGACGCCGTCGTACGCACTCGGCTGTAAACGGCCGAGCTTCCACAACTCGTATCTGAGCACCTTCAACCGCGACGACGTCACACTCGAAACGAACTCGATCGACCGAATCATCCCGAACGGCGTGCGCACGGCGGCCGGGGACGAACACGAGCTTGATGTGCTGATCCTCGCGACAGGCTTCAAGGTCACCGACCGCGACGCGTTGCCGACATACGCGCTGACCTCACAAGACGGTAGCGACCTCGCCTCCCACTGGGAGGACACGCGTTTCCACTCCTACCAAGGCGTGTCGACGGCGGGATTCGCGAACTTCTTCACGATCTTCGGTCCTTACGGGTACAACGGGGCGTCGTTCTTCACTCTCGTCGAGAACAGCGCGGCGCACGTCGTGCGGGTGCTCGAGGAAGCCCGCCGCCGGGACGCCACCGTCGCCGAAGTGACACCTGACGCTCAACAGCACTACATGGACTCGATCCTCGCCCGCGGTCACCTGCAGGTCTTCACCGACCCGACATGCTCGAACGCGAACAGCTACTACTTCACCAAACGGGGCGACGTCCCGTTCCGCGCGGCCACAACCCTCGAATCGGCGTGGCAGAGCCGACGCTTTCCCCTCGCTCACTACACGTTCACGAACTGA
- a CDS encoding ABC transporter ATP-binding protein, with protein sequence MNTVLPVATPRAVGAAVARLLAPQRSVLVATAVLMVAGSAAALAVPPLLGVVVDAVAGGHGLAHVWWACAGLLLSGVVAAALSWYGGLLLIRCLQRSLSGLREEAFARAVASDLGSLEVAGSSDAVSRVTTDVESVTEAVTGVVPRMLGAALTIGLTGVGLVALDPWLALAALPAIPVQLLATWIFLRRSRPLYSRLRVEEAIQGQSIIESVRGVETVRAHRLQDKRLAGLAAASHATIETQCEASRARNRFNGGLNIAEYIALAGVLAVGFHQVTAGALTIGAVTAGALFIHRLFGPVGGLLGGIDELQRALAGLERIVGLVDSDLGGRSGGQEVADASVCLKSVSFTYRTGAHTAVSDVDMVVPSGATAVLVGASGSGKSTTARLIAGLAEPSSGVVQVGGVPADRATSNGRPAVLLVTQETHAFTGTVADNLRLAAPDASNDDLAEAAAAVGVEHAPEVLDQQLSDAAVTDDALVQRLALARVLLADPPVVVLDEATAQDGGTGLLDAALARVAAGRTAIVVAHRLSQTVDADVVAVFDEGRLTESGTAHELRQLDDGAFAELWKAWSRV encoded by the coding sequence ATGAATACCGTTCTCCCGGTCGCGACACCGCGCGCAGTCGGAGCGGCCGTGGCGCGCCTGTTGGCCCCCCAGCGAAGCGTGTTGGTGGCGACGGCCGTTCTCATGGTGGCGGGATCCGCTGCGGCATTGGCAGTCCCGCCTCTGCTCGGCGTCGTCGTCGACGCTGTGGCCGGCGGCCATGGCCTTGCGCATGTGTGGTGGGCCTGCGCGGGACTCCTCCTGTCGGGCGTGGTCGCAGCCGCTCTCAGCTGGTACGGCGGACTCTTGCTCATCCGGTGCCTGCAACGATCGCTGTCCGGCTTGCGGGAGGAGGCTTTCGCGCGCGCCGTCGCATCAGACCTCGGGTCGCTCGAGGTCGCTGGGAGCTCGGACGCGGTGTCGAGAGTGACAACGGACGTCGAGTCCGTGACCGAGGCGGTGACGGGGGTTGTACCGCGCATGCTCGGCGCAGCCCTCACGATCGGACTCACCGGGGTTGGACTCGTCGCGTTGGACCCGTGGCTCGCCCTGGCGGCACTGCCCGCGATTCCGGTCCAACTGCTGGCCACGTGGATCTTTCTGCGCCGTTCACGTCCGCTGTACAGCCGCCTCCGGGTCGAGGAGGCGATTCAAGGGCAGTCGATCATCGAATCAGTCCGTGGTGTCGAGACCGTGCGTGCACATCGTCTCCAGGACAAGCGGCTCGCGGGGCTCGCTGCGGCCAGCCACGCGACGATCGAGACGCAGTGTGAGGCATCGCGGGCCCGCAACCGATTCAACGGCGGGCTGAACATCGCGGAGTACATCGCGCTCGCCGGTGTGCTCGCCGTCGGGTTTCATCAGGTGACGGCAGGGGCCCTCACGATCGGAGCGGTCACCGCCGGCGCCTTGTTCATCCATCGTCTCTTCGGGCCGGTCGGTGGTCTGCTCGGTGGAATCGACGAACTCCAGCGAGCGCTCGCGGGATTGGAACGGATCGTCGGGCTCGTCGACTCCGACCTGGGCGGCAGATCAGGCGGGCAGGAAGTGGCCGATGCGTCGGTGTGTCTGAAGAGCGTGTCGTTCACGTACCGCACCGGTGCGCACACGGCGGTCAGCGATGTCGACATGGTCGTACCGTCGGGTGCGACCGCGGTGCTGGTCGGGGCCTCAGGCTCAGGGAAGTCGACAACGGCACGTCTGATCGCGGGTCTCGCCGAACCGTCGTCCGGCGTCGTCCAGGTCGGCGGTGTGCCTGCTGACCGCGCCACGTCGAACGGCCGACCCGCCGTGCTGTTGGTGACTCAGGAGACGCATGCGTTCACCGGAACGGTCGCCGACAATCTGCGGCTCGCCGCTCCGGACGCATCGAACGACGACTTGGCGGAGGCCGCTGCAGCTGTCGGCGTCGAACACGCGCCGGAGGTGCTCGACCAACAGTTGTCCGACGCCGCGGTGACCGACGACGCTCTGGTTCAGCGTCTCGCGCTGGCTCGCGTTCTACTCGCCGACCCGCCCGTGGTGGTGCTCGACGAGGCGACAGCCCAAGACGGTGGCACAGGGCTGCTCGACGCGGCTCTCGCTCGGGTGGCCGCGGGGCGGACGGCGATTGTCGTGGCCCACCGACTGTCACAGACGGTCGACGCCGATGTCGTCGCCGTCTTCGACGAGGGCCGACTGACGGAGTCGGGTACCGCACACGAACTGAGGCAGCTCGACGACGGTGCATTTGCAGAACTCTGGAAGGCGTGGAGCAGGGTGTGA
- a CDS encoding DUF4822 domain-containing protein, with the protein MSAAAWALDKIMLDGPLTTVVLTPGDRAGGLRTANRGVPDRPSGRHGLADRTMSRRRAENRFSGMTNNLFTRRAALAVLSLSAAAGAVLVGTADHTGPVSASPVGSGSISSLFPKNMTPSETLASTPWKTTGAVDQNGDRVPLDHPGVANFVGWAYFDADGTYTMYNLDDSPKLKGDWTVNDAGTERWINAKDDAGKVLFQRVVPIVELNKNVFTYRVYPNAGDTTTYFDIIHTKTNHAEPGSDAKGPGSNGSLGNNGRGGYHVNNGNSH; encoded by the coding sequence ATGTCCGCCGCCGCCTGGGCACTCGACAAGATCATGCTCGACGGCCCGCTGACGACGGTCGTGCTCACACCTGGTGACCGGGCGGGCGGACTTCGGACCGCCAATCGAGGTGTTCCCGATCGTCCGTCGGGTCGTCACGGACTAGCCGATCGGACGATGTCGAGACGCAGGGCCGAAAATAGATTCAGTGGCATGACAAACAACCTCTTCACTCGCCGTGCCGCTCTTGCGGTCTTGTCCCTCTCAGCTGCAGCGGGCGCCGTCCTAGTCGGCACTGCGGACCACACCGGTCCTGTATCTGCCTCGCCCGTCGGTTCGGGTTCGATCTCCTCACTGTTCCCGAAGAACATGACACCGTCCGAGACCCTCGCCTCGACACCGTGGAAGACCACGGGCGCCGTTGATCAGAACGGCGATCGTGTTCCGCTCGACCACCCCGGCGTGGCGAATTTCGTCGGATGGGCGTACTTCGACGCCGACGGCACCTACACGATGTACAACCTCGATGATTCGCCGAAGCTCAAGGGCGACTGGACAGTGAACGACGCCGGCACCGAACGGTGGATCAACGCCAAGGACGACGCGGGCAAGGTGCTCTTCCAGCGAGTCGTTCCGATCGTCGAACTGAACAAGAACGTCTTCACCTACCGCGTGTACCCGAACGCCGGGGACACGACCACGTACTTCGACATCATCCACACGAAGACAAACCACGCCGAGCCCGGCTCCGACGCCAAGGGACCCGGCTCGAACGGCAGCCTCGGGAACAACGGCCGTGGCGGCTACCACGTCAACAACGGAAACTCCCACTGA